A single window of Sparus aurata chromosome 22, fSpaAur1.1, whole genome shotgun sequence DNA harbors:
- the selenoi gene encoding ethanolaminephosphotransferase 1: MALYEYVTQEQLAGFDKYKYSAVDSNPLSVYVMHPFWNFVVKFLPTWLAPNLITFTGFMFLVLNFLMLAFYDFDFTASAAGHEHVPSWVWVAAGIFNFLAYTLDGVDGKQARRTNSSTPLGELFDHGLDSWACIFFVATVYSIFGRLESGVGVTTLYYILWVVLFSFILSHWEKYNTGILFLPWGYDISQVTISLVYLVTAVVGVETWYQPILWHFLYRDLFSFMIIACSFTVTLPMSLYNVLKAHRSNTLKHSSLYEAFLPFLSPILLFVLSTIWVVCSPSNIIELQPRIYYLMVGTAFANVTCKLIVCQMSNTRCQPLSWLLLPMVAVVLLAVTGVFANETLLLYLWTAFVILAHIHYGVSVVQQLSGHFNILAFSLKKPNSDUQEEERIGLKEAEV, encoded by the exons ATGGCTCTCTACGAATATGTCACTCAGGAGCAGCTCGCGGGCTTCGACAAATACAAG TACAGCGCGGTGGATTCCAACCCTCTGTCCGTCTACGTCATGCACCCTTTCTGGAACTTTGTGGTTAAG TTTCTACCCACATGGTTGGCTCCAAACCTCATTACATTTACAGGCTTTATGTTCCTTGTGTTGAATTTCCTCATGTTGGCCTTCTACGACTTTGACTTCACTGCCTCTG CTGCAGGACATGAACACGTGCCTAGTTGGGTCTGGGTTGCTGCAGGGATCTTCAACTTCTTGGCCTATACACTCG ATGGAGTTGATGGTAAACAGGCTCGTCGCACCAACTCCTCCACGCCACTAGGGGAGCTGTTCGACCACGGCCTGGACAGTTGGGCCTGCATCTTTTTTGTGGCCACCGTCTACTCCATATTCGGCCGCTTGGAAAGTGGCGTAGGCGTGACCACACTATATTACATCCTGTGGGTGGTGCTGTTCTCGTTCATTCTGTCTCACTGGGAGAAATATAACACTGGCATCTTGTTTTTGCCCTGGGGGTACGACATCAGCCAAGTG ACCATCTCCCTCGTTTACTTAGTCACTGCCGTGGTCGGCGTGGAAACATGGTACCAGCCAATCCTGTGGCACTTCCTCTACAGAGACCTTTTCAGCTTTATGATCATCG cCTGCTCTTTCACTGTCACCCTACCCATGAGCCTCTACAATGTCCTGAA AGCTCACCGCAGTAACACTCTGAAGCACAGCAGCCTGTACGAGGCCTTCCTGCCCTTCCTGTCTCCCATCCTCCTCTTTGTCCTCTCGACGATTTGGGTGGTCTGCTCTCCATCCAACATCATCGAGCTGCAGCCCAGGATCTACTACCTCATGGTGGGGACGGCCTTCGCTAACGTCACG tgtaAGCTCATTGTGTGTCAGATGAGTAACACGCGCTGCCAGCCGCTGAGCTGGCTGTTGCTGCCAATGGTGGCTGTGGTGTTGTTAGCGGTGACCGGGGTGTTTGCCAACGAGACCCTGCTGCTGTATCTGTGGACAGCTTTTGTCATACTGGCACACATACACTACGGCGTATCAGTG GTACAACAGCTCAGCGGCCACTTCAACATCCTCGCCTTCTCCCTTAAAAAGCccaacagtgactgacaggaggaggaacGAATCGGCTTGAAAGAAGCGGAGGTTTAG
- the ost4 gene encoding dolichyl-diphosphooligosaccharide--protein glycosyltransferase subunit 4, with protein MVTDVQLAIFANMLGVSLFLLVVLYHYVAVNNPKKQE; from the coding sequence ATGGTGACGGACGTGCAGCTGGCTATATTTGCCAACATGCTTGGCGTGTCATTGTTCCTGCTGGTTGTGCTGTATCACTATGTTGCTGTCAATAACCCCAAGAAACAGGAGTAG